One window of the Streptomyces asoensis genome contains the following:
- a CDS encoding aspartate-semialdehyde dehydrogenase → MADKVRPTLAVVGATGAVGTVMLGILSQRADIWGEIRLIASPRSAGRKLAVRGEEVEVVALSEEAFDGVDVAMFDVPDEVAAHWAPVAAAKGVVVVDNSGAFRMDPEVPLVVPEVNAHALRTRPRGIVANPNCTTLSMIVALGALHAEYGLRELVVSSYQAVSGAGRAGVETLRRQIALVAGTELGTGPGDLRRAVGDDTGPFPEPVALNVVPWAGSLRADGWSSEEMKVRDESRKILGLPKLPVAVTCVRVPVVTTHSLTVHARFQDKVTVEGAREIIATAPGVVLFDNPAAGEFPTPADVVGTDPTWVGRVRRALDDPTALELFVCGDNLRKGAALNTAQIAELVAAELS, encoded by the coding sequence ATGGCCGACAAGGTGCGGCCGACCCTCGCGGTCGTGGGAGCGACCGGGGCCGTCGGCACGGTCATGCTCGGGATCCTGTCCCAGCGGGCCGATATCTGGGGCGAGATCCGCCTGATCGCCTCCCCGCGCTCGGCCGGCCGCAAGCTGGCCGTGCGCGGCGAGGAGGTCGAGGTGGTGGCTCTGTCGGAGGAGGCCTTCGACGGGGTCGACGTCGCCATGTTCGACGTGCCCGACGAGGTCGCGGCGCACTGGGCGCCGGTCGCCGCCGCCAAGGGCGTGGTCGTCGTCGACAACTCCGGCGCCTTCCGGATGGACCCGGAGGTGCCGCTGGTCGTCCCCGAGGTCAACGCGCACGCGCTGCGCACCCGGCCGCGCGGGATCGTCGCCAACCCCAACTGCACGACGCTGTCGATGATCGTCGCCCTGGGCGCGCTGCACGCCGAGTACGGGCTGCGCGAGCTGGTGGTGTCGTCGTACCAGGCGGTGAGCGGGGCCGGGCGGGCCGGGGTGGAGACGCTGCGGCGGCAGATCGCGCTGGTCGCCGGCACCGAGCTGGGGACCGGCCCCGGTGACCTGCGGCGGGCCGTCGGCGACGACACCGGGCCGTTCCCGGAGCCGGTGGCGCTGAACGTCGTCCCGTGGGCCGGGTCGCTGCGCGCGGACGGCTGGTCGTCGGAGGAGATGAAGGTGCGGGACGAGTCCCGCAAGATCCTCGGGCTGCCGAAGCTGCCGGTGGCCGTGACCTGTGTGCGCGTCCCGGTGGTCACCACGCACTCCCTCACCGTGCACGCCCGGTTCCAGGACAAGGTCACCGTGGAGGGCGCCCGCGAGATCATCGCGACGGCGCCCGGTGTCGTCCTCTTCGACAACCCGGCGGCGGGGGAGTTCCCCACGCCCGCCGACGTGGTCGGCACCGACCCGACCTGGGTGGGCCGGGTGCGGCGGGCCCTCGACGACCCGACGGCGCTCGAGCTGTTCGTGTGCGGGGACAATCTGCGCAAGGGGGCCGCGCTGAACACCGCGCAGATCGCGGAGCTGGTGGCGGCCGAGCTGTCGTGA
- a CDS encoding SigE family RNA polymerase sigma factor, with protein sequence MPGTPGGMPVIAPMPAARPARVPSQRDGAEAAEAAEVTVAAENAEAAGTTVDHLTETYRAHYRSLLGLAALLLDDTASCEDVVQEAFIRVHSARKRVRDPEKTLAYLRQTVVNLSRSALRRRILGLKLLSKPMPDMASAEEGAYDQLERDSLIKAMKGLQRRQREVLVLRYFADMTEAQVAATLGISLGSVKAYGSRGIAALRIAMEAPA encoded by the coding sequence ATGCCCGGCACGCCCGGCGGCATGCCGGTGATCGCGCCCATGCCCGCAGCGCGGCCCGCCCGCGTCCCCAGCCAGCGTGACGGCGCCGAAGCCGCCGAAGCCGCTGAAGTGACCGTCGCCGCCGAGAACGCCGAGGCGGCCGGCACCACCGTCGACCACCTCACCGAGACCTACCGGGCCCACTACCGCTCGCTGCTCGGTCTCGCCGCCCTCCTTCTCGACGACACCGCCTCCTGCGAGGACGTCGTCCAGGAGGCCTTCATCCGCGTCCACTCCGCGCGCAAACGCGTCCGCGACCCGGAGAAGACCCTGGCCTACCTGCGTCAGACGGTCGTCAACCTCTCCCGCTCCGCCCTGCGCCGCCGCATCCTCGGCCTGAAGCTGCTCTCCAAGCCGATGCCGGACATGGCCAGTGCGGAGGAGGGCGCCTATGACCAGCTGGAGCGCGACTCGCTCATCAAGGCGATGAAGGGCCTTCAGCGCCGGCAGCGCGAGGTCCTCGTGCTGCGCTACTTCGCCGACATGACCGAGGCCCAGGTCGCCGCGACCCTCGGCATCTCCCTCGGCTCGGTCAAGGCCTACGGCTCGCGCGGCATCGCCGCCCTGCGCATAGCCATGGAGGCGCCGGCGTGA
- a CDS encoding SURF1 family protein, with protein sequence MYRFLLTPRWWGINVFVLLAIPFCVFMGSWQLSRFEARVDDHRSAKELAESARTEAARPLAELLPVDKATSGRRTTATGHYGKQLLVPDRQLDGRDGYYVLTLLRTDGGKALPVVRGWLPGSADSAKAPKPPAGQVTVTGTLQASETPGDNGVSAQGGLPAGQTSAISAASLVNLVPYDLYDAWVTLDTADSGMTAVPATAAADTGLDLKAFQNLGYTGEWFVFAGFVVFMWFRLLRREVEFARDAELGILPEEPGESEGPGESEGPGESEEPGAGSTDRHDRVQEDASTPVR encoded by the coding sequence GTGTACCGGTTCCTGCTGACGCCCCGCTGGTGGGGGATCAACGTCTTCGTGCTGCTGGCCATCCCCTTCTGCGTGTTCATGGGGTCCTGGCAGCTGAGCCGGTTCGAGGCGCGGGTGGACGACCACCGCAGCGCGAAGGAACTGGCCGAGTCCGCCCGTACCGAGGCCGCGCGACCGCTGGCCGAGCTGCTGCCCGTGGACAAGGCGACCTCCGGCCGGCGCACCACCGCCACCGGGCACTACGGCAAGCAGTTGCTGGTGCCCGACCGGCAGCTGGACGGCAGGGACGGGTACTACGTGCTGACCCTGCTGCGCACGGACGGCGGCAAGGCGCTGCCCGTGGTGCGCGGCTGGCTGCCCGGCAGCGCCGACTCCGCGAAGGCCCCGAAGCCACCGGCCGGCCAGGTCACCGTCACCGGCACGCTCCAGGCCTCGGAGACACCGGGCGACAACGGGGTGAGCGCACAGGGCGGTCTGCCGGCCGGGCAGACCTCGGCGATCAGCGCCGCGTCGCTGGTCAACCTGGTGCCGTACGACCTCTACGACGCCTGGGTCACGCTCGACACCGCCGACTCGGGGATGACGGCGGTGCCCGCGACCGCGGCGGCCGACACGGGGCTCGATCTGAAGGCGTTCCAGAACCTGGGCTACACCGGCGAGTGGTTCGTCTTCGCCGGGTTCGTGGTGTTCATGTGGTTCCGGCTACTGCGCCGCGAGGTGGAGTTCGCGCGGGACGCGGAGCTCGGCATCCTCCCGGAGGAGCCCGGGGAATCCGAGGGCCCCGGGGAATCCGAGGGGCCCGGGGAGTCCGAGGAGCCCGGCGCCGGATCGACCGATCGCCACGATCGGGTTCAGGAAGACGCCAGCACGCCCGTCCGGTAG
- a CDS encoding S9 family peptidase, which translates to MTESNGSAAPEQYEEMPDWEKRFRAPRVSLPDWAEDAPDRALFVSNATGTYELYAWDRATGHQRQVTDRANGTTDGVLTPDGAWIWWFDDKDGDEFGVWRRQPFGGGADEPATPGLDASYPAGLALGRDGRTAVVGRSTDEEGTTIHVARVGEPPFELYRHRESAGVGDLSHDGSLIAVEHTEHGDAMHSALRVLRPDGSKVAELDDTKGGVEELGLEVLGFAPVDGDTRLLIGHQRRGRWEPLVWDVATGTETDLDLDLPGDVSAEWYPDGSGLLIVHSFEARSELFRYDLASAALERITTPPGTVSGATARPDGSVEYLWSSAARPPAVRSTTGEVVLDPPGMKSPGSVPVEDVWVEGPGGRIHALVQRPAGATGPLPTVFDIHGGPTWHDSDAFAAAPAAWVDHGYAVVRVNYRGSTGYGRAWTDALKHRVGLIELEDIEAVREWAVSSGLADPARLILTGGSWGGYLTLLGLGAQPDAWTVGIAAVPVADYVTAYHDEMEALKAMDRTLLGGTPEEVPERFEASSPLTYVDKVRAPVYISAGVNDPRCPIRQIDNYVRRLEERGAVHEVYRYDAGHGSLVVDERIKQVRLELEFAERHLR; encoded by the coding sequence ATGACTGAGAGCAACGGGTCCGCCGCACCCGAGCAGTACGAGGAGATGCCGGACTGGGAGAAGCGCTTCCGGGCGCCCCGGGTGTCGCTGCCCGACTGGGCGGAGGACGCGCCGGACCGCGCCCTGTTCGTTTCCAATGCGACGGGGACGTACGAGCTGTACGCCTGGGACCGGGCCACGGGCCACCAGCGCCAGGTGACCGACCGGGCCAACGGCACGACGGACGGCGTGCTCACCCCGGACGGCGCGTGGATCTGGTGGTTCGACGACAAGGACGGCGACGAGTTCGGCGTCTGGCGCCGTCAGCCCTTCGGCGGCGGAGCCGACGAGCCCGCCACCCCGGGCCTGGACGCCTCCTACCCGGCGGGCCTGGCCCTCGGCCGCGACGGCCGTACCGCGGTGGTCGGCCGCTCCACGGACGAGGAGGGCACGACGATCCACGTGGCGCGGGTCGGCGAGCCCCCCTTCGAGCTGTACCGCCACCGGGAGTCGGCGGGCGTGGGCGACCTCTCCCACGACGGCTCCCTCATCGCCGTCGAGCACACCGAGCACGGCGACGCGATGCACTCCGCGCTGCGGGTCCTGCGCCCCGACGGCTCGAAGGTCGCCGAGCTGGACGACACCAAGGGCGGCGTCGAGGAGCTGGGCCTGGAGGTGCTGGGCTTCGCCCCGGTCGACGGCGACACCCGGCTGCTGATCGGCCACCAGCGCCGCGGCCGCTGGGAGCCCCTGGTCTGGGACGTGGCGACGGGCACGGAGACGGACCTGGACCTGGACCTGCCGGGCGACGTCAGCGCCGAGTGGTACCCGGACGGCTCGGGCCTGCTCATCGTGCACAGCTTCGAGGCCCGCAGCGAACTGTTCCGCTACGACCTAGCGAGCGCCGCGCTGGAGCGGATCACCACCCCGCCGGGCACGGTCTCCGGGGCCACGGCCCGTCCGGACGGCAGCGTGGAGTACCTGTGGTCGTCCGCGGCCCGGCCGCCGGCGGTCCGCTCGACGACCGGCGAAGTGGTCCTGGACCCGCCCGGCATGAAGTCCCCCGGCTCGGTCCCGGTGGAGGACGTGTGGGTGGAGGGCCCCGGCGGCCGCATCCACGCACTGGTCCAGCGGCCCGCCGGCGCCACCGGCCCGCTGCCCACCGTCTTCGACATCCACGGCGGCCCGACCTGGCACGACAGCGACGCCTTCGCGGCGGCCCCGGCGGCCTGGGTGGACCACGGCTACGCGGTCGTCCGCGTCAACTACCGCGGCTCCACCGGCTACGGCCGCGCCTGGACGGACGCCCTGAAGCACCGGGTGGGCCTGATCGAGCTCGAGGACATCGAGGCGGTCCGGGAATGGGCGGTGAGCTCGGGCCTCGCCGACCCCGCACGGCTGATCCTCACCGGCGGCTCCTGGGGCGGCTACCTCACCCTCCTGGGCCTCGGCGCCCAGCCCGACGCGTGGACCGTGGGCATCGCGGCCGTCCCCGTCGCCGACTACGTCACGGCCTACCACGACGAGATGGAGGCCCTGAAGGCGATGGACCGCACGCTGCTCGGCGGCACCCCGGAGGAGGTCCCGGAGCGCTTCGAGGCCTCGTCCCCGCTGACGTACGTCGACAAGGTGCGGGCCCCCGTCTACATCTCGGCCGGGGTGAACGACCCCCGCTGCCCCATCCGCCAGATCGACAACTACGTCAGGCGCCTGGAGGAGAGGGGAGCGGTGCACGAGGTGTACCGCTACGACGCGGGACACGGCTCGCTGGTGGTGGACGAGCGGATCAAGCAGGTCCGACTGGAACTGGAGTTCGCGGAACGACACCTTCGGTAG